A single genomic interval of Planctomycetia bacterium harbors:
- a CDS encoding sigma-70 family RNA polymerase sigma factor, translating into MWPDERDTQQLLSAAQAGDAEARERLWTRHRGALHRLVAMRLDRGIQGRVDVSDVVQDALLEADRRLADYLRQAPMPFHLWLRQIARDRMIDAHRRHRGAERRSIDREQAPPARSMYADQSAFDLAAQLRDGREPTPAAALLQRELEARFREALAQVDPADREILELRHIEQLSNHDTALALGLSEPAAGMRYLRALRRLRLLLDEHPSTSGVL; encoded by the coding sequence ATGTGGCCCGACGAGCGCGATACGCAGCAGCTTCTTTCGGCGGCGCAAGCCGGCGATGCCGAGGCGCGCGAACGACTTTGGACCCGACACCGCGGCGCGCTGCATCGGCTGGTGGCGATGCGTCTCGATCGCGGGATCCAAGGCCGGGTCGACGTGAGCGACGTCGTGCAAGATGCGTTGCTCGAAGCCGATCGTCGGTTGGCCGACTATCTGCGCCAGGCTCCGATGCCGTTTCATCTGTGGCTTCGGCAGATTGCGCGCGATCGGATGATCGATGCGCATCGCCGCCATCGGGGCGCCGAGCGGCGCAGCATCGATCGGGAACAAGCGCCACCGGCGCGGTCGATGTACGCGGATCAATCGGCGTTCGATCTTGCGGCGCAACTGCGCGACGGTCGCGAACCGACCCCCGCCGCGGCGCTGTTGCAGCGCGAGTTGGAAGCGCGCTTTCGCGAAGCGCTCGCGCAGGTCGACCCGGCGGATCGTGAGATCCTCGAGCTAAGGCACATCGAGCAGCTCTCGAACCACGACACGGCCCTCGCGCTCGGGCTCAGCGAACCGGCGGCCGGCATGCGCTACCTCCGCGCTCTGCGCCGGTTGCGGCTGTTGCTCGACGAACATCCTTCGACCTCGGGCGTGCTATGA
- a CDS encoding tetratricopeptide repeat protein has translation DRMAVAAYGATAFCDGLTQAIRRSIELDWALGKTIDDLIRTRRAVTQFYRSAPLPDLSEREQLETVLAEVIARPTDANDSHPSPKDRFRLAAALDPRTAPVPEEFVSRLIEADAKMAAELGTSLDEKITARAKAVLHELDEGITMLSQIINRNDHPDARYERARLLMDMGDYAGVVKDLDVLLKLAPDAGPIRYMRARAYEKLGRYAEAIADLELVTKSLDEEQAAPGSPDALETEQVRNQVMLRTAQCLASAERLPEASAMYDRVLTKTPKSLAALIGRGRVAIGMKAAAKALADFTSAVTHWPTSAEALLERAELYARCGRAEQATADQQAAAAIDRRVAEERKKQQAKPQAAAPQQTAPQPQKPATNGQPAAAQKTAAPQPAKPHIGPPAVSQAGPHLVTAPKSKDPNPNPAIGRRE, from the coding sequence GATCGCATGGCCGTGGCCGCCTACGGCGCGACCGCCTTCTGCGACGGCCTGACGCAAGCCATTCGCCGTTCGATCGAACTCGATTGGGCCTTGGGCAAAACGATCGACGACCTCATCCGCACGCGCCGCGCGGTCACGCAGTTTTATCGCAGCGCGCCGCTCCCCGACCTGTCGGAACGGGAACAACTCGAAACGGTGTTGGCCGAAGTCATCGCGCGGCCGACCGATGCCAACGATTCGCACCCGAGTCCGAAGGATCGTTTCCGTTTGGCCGCGGCGCTGGATCCGCGCACCGCGCCGGTTCCCGAAGAGTTCGTGTCGCGCCTGATCGAAGCCGACGCGAAGATGGCCGCCGAACTCGGCACGTCGCTCGATGAGAAAATCACCGCTCGAGCCAAGGCCGTGCTGCACGAGCTCGATGAAGGGATCACGATGTTGTCGCAGATCATCAATCGCAACGACCATCCCGACGCCCGCTACGAGCGCGCTCGCCTTCTGATGGACATGGGAGATTACGCGGGAGTAGTGAAGGACTTGGATGTGCTCCTAAAGCTCGCGCCGGATGCCGGCCCAATCCGCTACATGCGTGCGCGAGCTTACGAAAAGCTCGGCCGCTATGCCGAGGCGATCGCCGATCTGGAGTTGGTGACTAAGTCGCTCGACGAAGAACAGGCGGCGCCGGGAAGTCCCGACGCGTTGGAGACGGAGCAGGTGCGCAATCAGGTGATGCTGAGAACCGCGCAGTGCCTCGCTTCGGCCGAGCGGTTGCCGGAAGCGTCGGCGATGTACGATCGCGTGTTGACGAAGACTCCCAAGTCGCTCGCCGCGCTGATCGGGCGCGGGCGCGTGGCGATCGGCATGAAGGCCGCGGCGAAAGCGTTGGCCGATTTCACCTCGGCCGTCACGCATTGGCCGACCAGCGCCGAAGCTCTGTTGGAGCGGGCCGAACTCTACGCCCGCTGCGGCCGAGCCGAGCAAGCCACGGCCGATCAGCAGGCCGCGGCGGCGATCGATCGCCGCGTGGCCGAGGAGCGCAAGAAGCAGCAGGCGAAGCCGCAAGCGGCAGCACCGCAGCAGACGGCACCGCAGCCGCAAAAGCCGGCGACGAACGGGCAGCCCGCCGCGGCGCAGAAGACGGCAGCTCCACAACCGGCGAAGCCGCACATCGGCCCGCCTGCCGTGTCGCAAGCCGGGCCGCATCTCGTCACCGCGCCGAAGTCGAAGGATCCCAATCCAAATCCCGCCATCGGCCGGCGCGAGTAA
- a CDS encoding serine/threonine protein kinase: MTARPPEPPPTELLDASARDEQLALVVNELIEVLQTGGEPDVEAAASRHPELAAELRSLWGAMLLTHRLADAVSNEAVASEAASPPEAKHRIAEDIPRRGREELVRGHDTDFPRLFGEYELLSELGRGGMGIVYQARHRGLDRIVALKMLRPGVSLHSAEVVRFRQEAISAARLDHPHVVPVYEVGEAEGRPYFSMQYVAGSTLAERLAAGPLPAREAAALLLPICEAVHAAHAQGVLHRDLKPANILIDQDGRPLVTDFGLAKRIEDDSSLTHTGAILGTPTYMAPEQAAGSRGRIGPASDVYSLGAILYQMLTGRPPLQGATAMETVLLVLEQEPLPPRLLNPRADAVLEMITLRCLQKPPDLRYASAKALADDLRAFLHDEPVTARSGRFGHVLARWLSETHHAVVLENWGLLWMWHSAVLLAISFATDTMRWQQVTSPLPYAALWIAAMGAWALIFWTLRRRSGPVTFIERQIAHIWAGSIVTIALLFPIELLLGLPTLSLSPVLGLASGSVFLIKAGMLSGRFYVQALALYACAPAMALLARYDLPFGISLFGLVSAACFFFPGLKYYRKTKRLRA; the protein is encoded by the coding sequence ATGACGGCCCGACCTCCCGAACCGCCGCCGACGGAGCTGCTCGACGCTTCGGCCCGCGACGAGCAACTCGCGCTCGTCGTCAACGAACTGATCGAGGTTTTGCAAACCGGCGGCGAGCCCGACGTGGAAGCAGCCGCAAGCCGACATCCGGAGCTGGCCGCGGAGCTGCGTTCGCTCTGGGGAGCGATGCTGCTCACGCATCGCTTGGCCGACGCCGTCTCGAATGAAGCAGTCGCAAGCGAAGCCGCTTCGCCGCCGGAGGCCAAGCATCGGATCGCCGAAGACATTCCTCGCCGCGGTCGCGAAGAACTTGTTCGCGGTCACGACACCGATTTTCCCCGCTTGTTCGGTGAATACGAGCTGCTCTCCGAGCTCGGTCGGGGCGGCATGGGGATCGTCTATCAGGCCCGGCATCGGGGGCTCGATCGGATCGTCGCGCTCAAGATGCTTCGTCCCGGCGTGTCGCTCCATTCGGCGGAAGTGGTTCGCTTTCGCCAAGAGGCGATCTCGGCCGCGCGGCTCGATCATCCGCATGTCGTGCCGGTATACGAAGTGGGCGAGGCGGAAGGTCGTCCGTACTTCTCGATGCAATACGTCGCCGGCAGCACGCTTGCCGAGCGCTTAGCGGCCGGTCCGCTGCCGGCGCGCGAAGCGGCTGCTCTCTTATTGCCGATCTGCGAAGCCGTGCATGCGGCGCACGCGCAAGGAGTGTTACATCGCGATCTCAAGCCGGCGAACATCTTGATCGATCAAGACGGCCGGCCGCTCGTTACCGATTTCGGTCTTGCGAAGCGGATCGAAGACGACAGCTCGCTCACGCACACCGGCGCGATCCTCGGCACGCCGACCTACATGGCACCCGAGCAAGCGGCGGGAAGCCGCGGACGGATCGGTCCGGCGAGCGATGTCTACAGCCTCGGCGCGATTCTCTACCAGATGCTCACCGGCCGGCCGCCGCTGCAAGGGGCCACGGCCATGGAGACGGTACTGCTGGTCTTGGAGCAAGAGCCGCTCCCTCCTCGATTGCTCAATCCGCGGGCCGACGCCGTGCTGGAGATGATCACGCTCCGCTGCCTGCAGAAGCCGCCGGACTTGCGGTACGCGAGCGCAAAAGCTTTGGCCGATGATCTCCGCGCGTTCCTGCACGACGAGCCGGTCACGGCGCGCAGCGGCCGGTTCGGGCACGTCTTAGCGCGGTGGCTCTCGGAGACGCACCATGCCGTGGTGTTGGAGAACTGGGGCTTGCTGTGGATGTGGCACAGCGCGGTGCTGCTCGCGATCAGCTTCGCAACCGACACGATGCGCTGGCAGCAAGTGACGTCGCCGCTGCCGTACGCCGCGCTCTGGATCGCGGCGATGGGAGCTTGGGCGTTGATCTTTTGGACGCTGCGCCGGCGAAGCGGACCGGTGACGTTCATCGAACGGCAGATCGCGCACATCTGGGCGGGGAGCATCGTGACGATCGCGCTGTTGTTCCCGATCGAGCTGCTGCTCGGCCTGCCGACGTTGAGCCTCAGTCCCGTGCTCGGGCTGGCGAGCGGGAGCGTGTTTCTCATCAAAGCCGGAATGCTCAGCGGCCGGTTCTACGTGCAGGCTCTCGCGCTCTATGCCTGCGCGCCGGCGATGGCGCTCCTGGCGCGCTATGACTTGCCGTTCGGCATCTCGCTGTTCGGCCTCGTTTCCGCGGCCTGCTTCTTCTTTCCCGGGTTGAAGTATTATCGGAAGACGAAGCGACTGAGGGCGTGA